A single Lactuca sativa cultivar Salinas chromosome 8, Lsat_Salinas_v11, whole genome shotgun sequence DNA region contains:
- the LOC111911280 gene encoding vacuolar-sorting protein BRO1, whose amino-acid sequence MAAPSSSATNIMLAIPEKKTVGVDLYRPLRNYIVFNYSEREAQNLEDDLETLKEMRNNIERFSAADSLSTRRDLLQNYIKALTTIESRFPISPDKDHVNSVTFTWYDAFKNRNKASQKNIHLEKAAILFNLGAVHSQIGLACDRSTVEGRRQASHSFIAAAGAFAYLRDNAATKASIGNSTTVDVSMECAGMLERLMLAQAQESVFENTIAKGSTPGVCAKISRQAGLYYEEAVAALNVTPLNQHFDKTWISHIQLKATLFYAEACYRYSLELHEKEEIGEEIARINSGITALSEAKKSYPRGTSQQILDSINKLETKLNFNLDRAMKENDRVYLLRVPPVNSLPPLPAFSLVKSMNMNDLLDASKVRMFATLVPDNSAKALSRYTEMVDDVIRTQAEKLQQGSELARVHLKEMSLPDSILALEGHSVLPPALWEDVEAVQVSGGPAGLQGELQQLHDLRRVNHELVVQTEELLEKEATEDGQFRSQFGTRWTRPQSNTLTKNLQDRLNGFAANLKQAADSDGKIDRSVRGHMALMAILDTRPIETALPSLGRPIMSLDANEDAVVGALKQSLRQLEALGAQRAGLEDMLKDMKTKDDILPKLMTSTGSYEDLFRKEITKYDNICEEISKNLQAQEQLLLHIQAQNNQFASTFNIEDYTASCEKCYKQIEGAIAKYREIKENINEGLKFYVTLQEAISNIKQQASDFAMTRSMQCREMVEDVQRQISGLSVQPPYYHQPPPQPGGGGGGGDGGGYLYPPQPTQQLGPSGP is encoded by the exons ATGGCTGCTCCATCGTCGTCGGCGACGAACATCATGCTCGCAATCCCCGAGAAGAAAACCGTCGGGGTCGATCTCTACCGCCCTCTCCGCAACTACATAGTCTTCAATTACTCCGAACGCGAGGCTCAGAACCTAGAAGACGACCTCGAAACCCTAAAGGAGATGCGGAACAACATTGAGCGCTTCTCTGCCGCCGATTCCCTCTCTACCCGTCGCGACCTCCTCCAGAACTACATCAAAGCCCTAACCACTATTGAATCGAGGTTTCCAATCTCTCCTGACAAGGATCATGTGAACTCTGTGACCTTCACGTGGTATGATGCGTTTAAGAACAGGAACAAGGCGTCACAAAAGAATATTCACCTGGAGAAGGCCGCGATTTTGTTTAATTTAGGGGCGGTGCACAGTCAGATCGGATTGGCTTGTGATCGTTCGACGGTGGAAGGGAGACGGCAGGCGTCGCACTCGTTTATAGCAGCCGCTGGTGCGTTTGCTTACTTGAGGGATAATGCGGCAACAAAGGCCTCAATTGGGAATTCAACTACTGTGGATGTTTCAATGGAGTGTGCGGGGATGTTGGAGAGGTTGATGCTTGCTCAAGCGCAGGAATCTGTATTTGAGAACACAATTGCTAAAGGAAGCACTCCTGGTGTTTGTGCCAAGATTTCAAGACAG GCGGGTCTCTACtatgaggaagcagtagctgcACTAAATGTCACACCACTCAATCAACACTTCGACAAGACATGGATCTCTCACATTCAGCTAAAGGCAACTTTGTTCTATGCAGAAGCTTGTTATAGGTATAGCCTAGAGCTTCATGAAAAAGAAGAAATCGGTGAAGAAATTGCACGAATCAACAGTGGCATCACTGCATTATCCGAAGCCAAGAAGTCATATCCGAGGGGTACTTCACAACAAATCCTCGATTCAATCAACAAGCTAGAAACCAAACTTAACTTCAATTTAGATAGGGCAATGAAAGAGAACGACAGAGTCTATCTTTTAAGAGTACCTCCAGTTAATTCTCTCCCTCCTCTTCCTGCATTCTCATTGGTCAAATCAATGAACATGAACGATTTATTGGATGCAAGTAAAGTAAGGATGTTTGCAACTCTTGTACCTGACAATAGTGCAAAAGCTCTTTCAAGATACACTGAAATGGTGGATGATGTCATCAGAACTCAAGCTGAGAAACTGCAACAAGGGAGTGAGCTTGCTAGAGTCCACCTCAAAGAGATGAGTTTACCTGATTCGATTCTCGCATTAGAAGGACATTCTGTGTTGCCACCAGCTTTATGGGAAGATGTGGAAGCGGTGCAAGTTAGCGGAGGTCCAGCTGGCTTACAAGGTGAGCTTCAACAGCTTCATGATCTAAGAAGAGTAAACCATGAATTGGTTGTTCAAACCGAGGAGTTACTTGAGAAAGAAGCAACAGAAGATGGACAATTTAGAAGCCAATTTGGGACACGATGGACTAGACCTCAGTCAAATACTTTGACTAAGAATTTACAAGATCGATTAAATGGATTTGCTGCGAATCTGAAGCAAGCTGCAGATAGTGATGGAAAAATTGATCGATCTGTAAGAGGACACATGGCACTCATGGCTATTCTAGATACTCGTCCT ATAGAAACTGCCCTTCCAAGTTTGGGAAGACCAATAATGTCTTTGGATGCCAATGAAGATGCTGTAGTAGGGGCCCTGAAGCAGAGCTTG AGGCAATTAGAGGCTTTGGGTGCACAAAGGGCAGGTCTAGAGGACATGCTTAAAGATATGAAGACAAAG GATGATATACTCCCAAAATTGATGACATCTACTGGATCATACGAGGATCTTTTTAGAAAAGAgataacaaaatatgataatataTGTGAAGAAATATCAAAAAATCTTCAGGCACAAGAGCAGTTATTGCTTCATATTCAG GCACAAAACAACCAGTTTGCAAGCACCTTTAACATTGAGGACTACACGG CTTCTTGTGAGAAGTGTTATAAGCAGATTGAAGGAGCTATAGCCAAGTATAGAGAAATAAAAGAGAATATCAATGAAGGACTGAAGTTTTATGTTACTCTTCAG GAAGCAATCAGCAACATCAAACAACAAGCAAGTGACTTTGCTATGACGCGAAGCATGCAGTGTCGTGAAATGGTGGAAGACGTCCAAAGACAAATATCCGGTCTTAGTGTTCAACCACCTTactaccaccaaccaccaccacaaccaggcggcggtggtggtggtggtgatggtgggggGTATCTTTACCCCCCTCAACCGACCCAACAACTGGGTCCAAGTGGACCCTAG